Proteins encoded together in one uncultured Desulfosarcina sp. window:
- a CDS encoding CBS domain-containing protein produces the protein MFIEKFMTKDVVTLSMDVDIAQARRMITRYRIRHLPVTRPDRTLIGIITDRDIRSALPSSVGRNHRRKPDDTDTATGIAVQDIMTKDPVSISLSSTIQDALLLVEKTRVGAFPVVDEEFKVVGIVSDRDLLNAFIDVLGIKEPGTLLGVVVDEKPEEIENIVHAIITENISFGSILVYRGWCPGKEAVFPYLFAKHTNNLKQKLTNMGYEVLDPIEWYAERHA, from the coding sequence ATGTTCATCGAAAAGTTCATGACCAAGGATGTGGTTACTTTAAGCATGGATGTCGATATCGCTCAGGCGAGAAGAATGATAACTCGGTACCGGATACGCCATTTGCCGGTAACCCGACCGGATCGTACCCTTATCGGCATCATCACGGATCGCGACATCCGCAGTGCCCTGCCTTCGTCAGTTGGTCGGAACCACAGACGGAAACCAGACGACACGGATACTGCCACGGGGATTGCTGTTCAGGACATCATGACCAAGGATCCGGTTTCCATTTCGCTTTCTTCTACGATTCAGGATGCCCTTTTACTTGTCGAGAAGACGAGGGTGGGCGCTTTCCCCGTGGTGGATGAAGAATTCAAGGTTGTGGGGATCGTGTCGGACCGGGATCTGCTGAACGCATTCATTGACGTACTGGGGATCAAGGAACCAGGGACGCTGCTGGGTGTTGTTGTTGATGAGAAGCCAGAGGAGATCGAAAATATCGTTCACGCCATCATTACCGAAAACATCTCTTTCGGTTCCATTCTGGTTTACCGAGGCTGGTGCCCTGGAAAAGAAGCGGTATTCCCCTACCTGTTCGCCAAGCACACGAATAACCTCAAGCAGAAACTCACCAATATGGGCTATGAAGTTTTGGACCCCATTGAATGGTATGCCGAACGGCACGCTTGA
- a CDS encoding ATP-binding protein, with the protein MMKAPVLVVDDAPYDRTLAPALSALDYHVISARSGAAGLRQFEAMQPAWVVVGARVHDASALVDGIRRLDKEVQILVTTTGELEGAVESFKDRADEFIALPAPAPMLAVVLRRMENVVHMRQKIRALADNREPRDRDRFQEVVDTERFLAVRQIVEKMSVFISQVAGDAQGGMRYFNELPYFVSIHDRKCMVLAANGIYNRYLGNRLYQNSWGIYAGRRGTRNGCPVGRTLRHESVMKTRALVRYTSGSRVPVTVHTAPIYDNDGNIDLVIEIFAGTKEIERLAEESRRTHQRYKQLFDAVPSSIVVLDRRFCINAANRAFKENYGEHIGRPFFDVFRPGIFPAYRDPISRTVRTGEAQQGDMVLTNNEGMKTNVMAWTSPIKTATGKLVQVLAIFADVTQLRKLQTNLANLGLMVSTLSHDLKGSLTGLDAGVYMIDSGFYRDRPARIEEGLDAVRLMTERIRKLVTDILYYAKERDIHPVPTDIQQFAGEVAANVATKVKGANIQFNPQISDVPVEMSIDADLIRTALYNIIDNAVEACIESPTPDRHRIDFLVEVHFDRITFIVEDTGGGMSPEKAKTIFDLFSSTKGRKGTGLGLYVTRKIVQKHGGTVTVKSRPGEGSRFEIELPRQAVAQASDQ; encoded by the coding sequence ATGATGAAAGCACCTGTTCTTGTTGTTGACGATGCACCCTATGACCGGACGCTGGCGCCGGCGCTGTCGGCCCTGGACTACCATGTGATTTCGGCGCGCAGCGGTGCCGCGGGGCTCCGGCAGTTCGAAGCCATGCAACCGGCCTGGGTGGTTGTCGGCGCCCGGGTCCATGACGCCTCGGCGCTGGTGGATGGCATCCGCCGCCTGGACAAGGAGGTTCAGATCCTGGTGACCACCACCGGTGAACTGGAAGGCGCCGTTGAGTCCTTCAAAGATCGGGCCGACGAGTTTATTGCCTTGCCGGCGCCGGCCCCCATGCTGGCGGTCGTGTTGCGGCGCATGGAAAATGTTGTGCACATGCGCCAGAAAATTCGAGCCCTTGCCGACAACCGGGAGCCCCGGGATCGGGACCGCTTTCAGGAAGTCGTCGATACCGAGCGTTTTCTGGCCGTGCGCCAGATCGTTGAGAAGATGTCCGTCTTTATCAGTCAGGTCGCCGGCGACGCCCAGGGAGGCATGCGTTATTTCAACGAACTGCCCTATTTTGTATCCATCCATGACCGGAAGTGCATGGTGCTGGCCGCCAACGGCATTTACAACCGCTATCTGGGCAATCGGCTTTACCAGAACAGCTGGGGCATCTATGCGGGCCGCCGGGGCACCCGCAACGGCTGCCCCGTGGGCCGGACCCTGCGCCACGAAAGCGTCATGAAAACGCGGGCCCTGGTCCGCTATACCAGCGGGTCCCGGGTTCCTGTAACGGTGCATACGGCGCCGATCTACGACAACGACGGCAACATCGACCTGGTCATCGAAATCTTCGCCGGAACCAAGGAGATCGAACGGCTGGCCGAAGAGAGCCGTCGAACCCACCAGCGCTACAAACAGCTTTTCGACGCCGTGCCATCCAGCATCGTGGTGCTGGACCGGCGGTTCTGCATCAATGCGGCCAATCGCGCTTTCAAGGAGAACTACGGGGAGCATATCGGCCGGCCGTTTTTCGACGTGTTCCGGCCGGGCATTTTCCCGGCCTATCGGGATCCCATCTCGCGGACCGTGCGCACCGGCGAGGCGCAGCAGGGAGACATGGTGCTGACCAACAACGAAGGGATGAAAACCAACGTAATGGCCTGGACCTCGCCGATCAAGACGGCCACCGGAAAGCTGGTCCAGGTGCTGGCGATTTTTGCCGATGTGACCCAACTGCGCAAGCTGCAAACCAACCTGGCCAATCTGGGATTGATGGTCAGTACCCTGTCCCACGATCTGAAAGGCAGCCTGACCGGACTGGACGCCGGTGTGTATATGATCGATTCCGGTTTTTACCGGGACCGCCCGGCGCGCATCGAGGAAGGGTTGGACGCGGTCCGCCTCATGACCGAGCGCATTCGAAAGCTGGTGACGGACATCCTCTACTATGCCAAGGAACGGGATATCCATCCGGTTCCGACCGACATCCAGCAGTTTGCCGGGGAGGTGGCAGCCAACGTGGCGACCAAGGTGAAGGGTGCCAATATCCAGTTCAATCCCCAAATTTCCGATGTGCCGGTGGAGATGTCCATTGACGCCGACTTGATACGGACCGCCCTGTACAACATCATCGACAACGCCGTGGAGGCCTGCATCGAAAGCCCGACACCGGACCGGCACCGCATCGATTTTCTGGTCGAGGTGCATTTCGACCGTATCACTTTCATTGTCGAGGATACCGGCGGCGGCATGAGTCCCGAGAAAGCCAAAACCATCTTCGACCTGTTTTCGTCCACCAAAGGCCGCAAGGGCACCGGTCTCGGACTTTACGTAACGCGCAAGATCGTCCAGAAGCATGGCGGCACGGTTACAGTCAAAAGCCGACCGGGCGAAGGCAGCCGGTTCGAAATCGAACTGCCGCGGCAGGCGGTGGCGCAAGCGTCCGACCAATGA
- a CDS encoding methyltransferase domain-containing protein produces MERIEHDSIVDIFFHLKWESEHANHLEGYSARNVNLWRDWLPDRVNRTLLGKPVWEQVQVSFEPGVLFGSSQDPFKIDRKRFSMDPRAGRFYPQGRLSGLAGVFPQNIKPFRCVGIDNGHMEIDLGHPLARYPLNLSMTVGQVADKTAERGGSSTDWVGLLTDGPGMQARWQDVPTDFFSDAPFVRQDEQADDRFYAQPRLVHHLDETARDMVANLYKRFVKNDMQVLDLMSSWASHLPEDVKPAGVSGLGLNQIELEQNSRLTDIRVHDLNANPVLPYEDASFDVAVCSLSVEYLTQPLVVFTDVARVLKPGGTFVVSFSNRWFPPKAIHIWEGIHEFERVGLVMEYFLRSGRFDNLGTYSMRGLPRPRNDKYAGELVFSDPVYAVWGSRAGG; encoded by the coding sequence ATGGAACGCATCGAACACGACAGTATCGTGGATATTTTTTTCCATTTGAAATGGGAGAGCGAGCACGCCAATCACCTGGAGGGATATTCCGCCAGAAACGTGAATTTGTGGCGGGACTGGCTTCCCGACCGGGTGAACCGGACGCTGCTGGGCAAGCCGGTCTGGGAACAGGTCCAGGTTAGCTTCGAGCCCGGCGTGCTTTTCGGCAGCAGTCAGGACCCCTTTAAAATCGACCGCAAACGCTTCAGCATGGACCCGCGGGCCGGCCGGTTTTATCCCCAGGGGCGCCTTAGCGGCCTGGCCGGTGTATTTCCCCAGAACATCAAACCCTTTCGTTGCGTGGGCATCGACAACGGCCACATGGAGATCGACCTGGGACACCCGCTGGCCCGCTACCCGTTGAACCTCTCCATGACGGTCGGGCAGGTTGCGGACAAAACCGCCGAACGCGGCGGCAGCAGCACCGACTGGGTGGGCCTGCTCACCGACGGTCCCGGCATGCAGGCGCGCTGGCAGGACGTACCCACTGATTTTTTCAGCGACGCGCCTTTTGTCCGGCAGGACGAACAGGCCGACGACCGCTTCTACGCCCAGCCCCGGCTGGTGCACCATCTGGACGAAACCGCACGGGACATGGTGGCCAACCTGTACAAACGGTTCGTGAAAAACGATATGCAGGTGCTGGATCTGATGAGCAGTTGGGCCTCCCATCTTCCCGAAGATGTGAAACCGGCCGGCGTGAGCGGCCTGGGACTCAACCAAATCGAACTGGAGCAGAATTCCCGGTTGACCGACATTCGGGTTCACGACCTCAACGCCAACCCGGTGCTGCCCTATGAGGATGCCTCTTTCGATGTGGCCGTCTGCAGCCTGTCGGTAGAATATCTGACCCAGCCCCTGGTGGTTTTCACCGATGTGGCCAGGGTACTCAAGCCCGGCGGGACCTTTGTAGTCAGCTTCTCCAACCGGTGGTTTCCACCTAAAGCCATCCACATCTGGGAGGGGATTCATGAGTTCGAAAGGGTGGGGCTGGTCATGGAGTACTTTCTGCGCAGCGGCCGATTCGACAACCTGGGAACCTATTCCATGCGGGGGTTGCCCCGCCCGCGCAACGACAAATACGCCGGCGAACTGGTTTTCTCCGACCCGGTCTACGCGGTCTGGGGATCGCGGGCCGGGGGATAA
- a CDS encoding helix-turn-helix domain-containing protein, with amino-acid sequence MMEQEIRKTAINRFIQGEKPKQIYESLDRSKPWFFKWLKRYQSGDPNWFKNKSRVPKHSPRALRPEDRKRIIETRRHLDAQRFAQFGPSAIKWELKKAGYQLPSDSTIKRVLRAEGLVKKNSLHPQGC; translated from the coding sequence ATGATGGAACAAGAAATCCGTAAAACAGCTATCAATCGATTCATTCAAGGAGAAAAACCAAAACAAATATACGAAAGCTTGGACCGCTCAAAACCATGGTTTTTCAAATGGCTGAAACGATATCAAAGCGGAGATCCCAACTGGTTCAAGAATAAATCCAGGGTACCGAAGCACTCTCCCAGAGCGTTACGACCGGAGGACAGAAAACGCATTATTGAAACGCGCCGCCACCTCGATGCCCAGCGGTTCGCCCAATTCGGCCCATCAGCCATCAAATGGGAACTCAAAAAAGCTGGATATCAGCTGCCTTCGGACAGCACTATAAAACGGGTCTTGAGAGCCGAAGGCTTGGTTAAAAAAAACTCGTTACATCCCCAAGGGTGTTGA
- the katG gene encoding catalase/peroxidase HPI, with protein sequence MNEASKCPVTGATSKPIAGGGTSNRDWWPNQLNLKILHQHSDLGNPMGETFNYAEEFKKLDLKAIKEDLYKLMTDSQEWWPADYGHYGGLFIRMAWHSAGTYRMGDGRGGAGSGSQRFAPLNSWPDNVNLDKARRLLWPIKQKYGRKISWADLMILAGNCSLESMGFKTFGFAGGREDIWEPEEDVYWGSEEEWLATSDKPKSRYSGERDLENPLAAVQMGLIYVNPEGPDGNPDPVASGRDVRETFARMAMNDEETVALVAGGHTFGKCHGAGDASLVGPEPEAAPIEEMGLGWKSSHGSGKAGDTIGSGIEGAWKPNPTKWDMGYLKTLFKYEWELTKSPAGAHQWIPKDGAAAKAVEDAHDPEKRHPPMMTTADLSLRFDPIYEPIARRYLENPEEFADAFARAWFKLTHRDMGPRSRYLGAEVPAEELIWQDPVPAVDHALVDEKDIADLKAKVLALDLSVSQLVSTAWASASTFRGSDMRGGANGARIRLAPQKDWKVNQPQQLNSVLETLEGVQKEFNGAQSGGKKVSLADLIVLGGCAGVEQAAKSAGFDVTVPFTPGRTDASQEQTDVTSFSVLEPKADGFRNYQKAKYAVSAEELLVDKAQLLTLTAPEMTVLVGGLRVLNANFGQSPHGVFTQRPETLTNDFFVNLLDMGTVWKPTAEDKDVFEGCDRASGKRKWTGTRVDLIFGSNSQLRALAEVYGCEDSREKFVNDFVAAWDKVMNLDRFDIV encoded by the coding sequence ATGAATGAAGCCAGCAAATGCCCGGTAACGGGCGCAACGAGCAAACCCATTGCCGGCGGCGGCACATCGAATCGGGACTGGTGGCCGAACCAGTTGAATCTCAAGATTCTTCACCAGCACTCCGACCTCGGCAATCCCATGGGCGAGACGTTCAACTACGCCGAAGAATTCAAAAAACTCGACCTGAAGGCCATCAAGGAGGACCTTTATAAGCTGATGACCGACTCCCAGGAGTGGTGGCCGGCCGACTACGGTCACTATGGCGGACTTTTCATCCGCATGGCCTGGCACAGTGCCGGCACCTATCGCATGGGCGACGGCCGCGGGGGCGCGGGCTCCGGCAGCCAGCGCTTCGCGCCGCTGAACAGCTGGCCCGACAACGTGAACCTGGACAAGGCACGCCGGCTGCTCTGGCCCATCAAACAGAAATACGGCCGCAAAATCTCCTGGGCCGACCTGATGATCCTGGCCGGCAACTGCTCGCTGGAATCCATGGGATTCAAGACCTTTGGTTTCGCCGGCGGGCGTGAGGACATCTGGGAGCCGGAAGAGGACGTCTACTGGGGCTCCGAAGAGGAATGGCTGGCCACCAGCGACAAGCCCAAAAGCCGTTACAGCGGCGAACGCGACCTGGAAAACCCCCTGGCGGCCGTTCAGATGGGTCTGATCTACGTGAACCCGGAAGGACCGGACGGCAATCCTGATCCCGTGGCCTCGGGCCGCGATGTCCGCGAAACCTTCGCACGCATGGCCATGAACGACGAGGAGACCGTAGCCCTCGTGGCCGGCGGGCACACCTTCGGCAAATGCCACGGCGCCGGCGATGCGTCGCTGGTTGGCCCGGAACCTGAAGCCGCTCCCATCGAAGAAATGGGCCTGGGCTGGAAGAGCAGCCACGGCAGCGGCAAGGCCGGCGATACCATCGGCAGCGGCATCGAAGGTGCCTGGAAGCCCAACCCCACCAAATGGGACATGGGCTATCTGAAAACGCTGTTCAAATACGAATGGGAGTTGACCAAAAGCCCGGCCGGCGCTCACCAGTGGATTCCAAAAGATGGCGCCGCCGCGAAGGCCGTGGAGGATGCCCATGATCCGGAAAAACGCCACCCACCCATGATGACTACGGCGGATCTCTCCCTGCGCTTCGACCCCATCTACGAGCCCATCGCCCGGCGCTACCTGGAAAATCCCGAGGAATTTGCCGACGCTTTTGCCCGGGCCTGGTTCAAACTGACCCACCGGGACATGGGTCCCCGTTCGCGCTATCTCGGTGCCGAGGTCCCGGCCGAGGAGCTGATCTGGCAGGACCCGGTACCCGCCGTCGATCATGCGCTGGTCGACGAAAAGGACATTGCCGATCTCAAGGCCAAGGTCCTGGCCTTGGACCTGTCGGTCTCCCAACTGGTTTCCACCGCCTGGGCCTCGGCGTCCACGTTCCGCGGTTCGGACATGCGCGGCGGCGCCAACGGGGCCCGCATCCGCCTCGCCCCGCAAAAGGACTGGAAAGTCAATCAGCCGCAGCAGCTCAATTCTGTCCTGGAAACCCTTGAAGGCGTCCAGAAGGAATTCAACGGCGCGCAATCCGGCGGAAAGAAGGTGTCCCTGGCCGATCTGATTGTATTGGGCGGATGCGCCGGCGTCGAACAGGCGGCAAAGAGTGCCGGTTTCGATGTGACCGTACCCTTCACGCCGGGACGTACGGATGCGTCGCAAGAGCAAACCGACGTGACCTCGTTCAGCGTACTCGAACCGAAAGCGGACGGATTCCGCAACTACCAGAAAGCCAAGTATGCCGTATCGGCCGAAGAACTGCTGGTGGACAAGGCGCAACTGCTGACGCTGACCGCACCCGAGATGACGGTGCTCGTCGGCGGCCTGCGCGTTTTGAATGCCAACTTCGGGCAATCCCCCCACGGCGTCTTCACCCAGCGGCCCGAAACGCTCACCAATGACTTCTTCGTGAATCTGCTGGACATGGGTACGGTGTGGAAGCCAACCGCAGAAGACAAAGACGTCTTCGAGGGTTGTGATCGTGCCAGCGGCAAACGCAAGTGGACCGGCACCCGCGTCGATCTCATCTTCGGTTCGAACTCCCAGCTGCGTGCATTGGCCGAAGTATACGGATGCGAGGACTCCCGGGAGAAGTTCGTGAACGACTTCGTCGCGGCGTGGGACAAGGTCATGAACCTGGACCGCTTCGATATCGTGTAA
- a CDS encoding integrase core domain-containing protein, which produces MIDIFSHRVYIESQRTKADRPVAQSLLRGWKAIGLPDFLQLDNELSFRGSNRYPRSPGLVIRLCLHFGVQPVFIPVSEPWRNAVVESFNDTYNKKFFRRQWFHSYVHLKRQSKNFQRFHNRYHRYSCLKGKTPSEVIKQCPFPIKTLGPNTKIPTIEDIPDGNIILVRFIRSDCVLNIFGETFKVPKDLVYSYVKAVIVTEIHTLQLYLGDELVASFDYRLRV; this is translated from the coding sequence GTGATCGATATTTTCAGCCACCGGGTTTATATCGAATCACAGCGAACTAAAGCGGATCGGCCAGTCGCCCAAAGCCTGCTTCGTGGTTGGAAAGCGATAGGGCTGCCGGATTTCCTGCAACTTGATAACGAACTGAGTTTCCGTGGCAGCAATCGTTACCCTCGGTCACCAGGCCTGGTCATTCGGCTATGCTTGCATTTCGGGGTCCAGCCCGTGTTTATTCCTGTGTCGGAGCCGTGGCGAAATGCTGTGGTCGAGAGCTTCAACGACACCTACAACAAAAAGTTTTTCCGGCGGCAATGGTTTCACAGCTATGTCCATCTGAAACGGCAGAGCAAGAATTTCCAACGTTTCCACAACCGGTATCACCGATACAGTTGCCTGAAAGGCAAAACACCTTCCGAGGTAATAAAGCAATGCCCGTTTCCGATAAAAACGCTCGGCCCGAATACGAAAATCCCAACCATCGAGGATATTCCTGATGGTAACATCATTCTGGTCCGATTTATACGAAGCGACTGCGTCCTCAACATTTTTGGTGAAACGTTCAAAGTGCCAAAGGACCTTGTCTACTCATACGTCAAAGCGGTCATTGTCACCGAGATACATACATTGCAGTTATATCTCGGTGACGAGTTGGTGGCATCCTTTGACTACAGGCTTCGGGTATAG
- a CDS encoding pyridoxamine 5'-phosphate oxidase family protein: MNLKDYFEANKGIGVLSTADEQGRVNAAVYARPHVLDDGSLAFIMRDRLTHHNLTSNPKAAYLFREEGNGYNGLRLHLTKTREESGTSLVAELCRRCKIADKPDAIRYLVAFKVDKELPLIGPGESPD; the protein is encoded by the coding sequence ATGAATCTGAAAGACTATTTCGAAGCCAACAAGGGAATAGGCGTGCTGTCCACCGCCGACGAACAGGGCAGGGTCAATGCGGCCGTCTACGCACGCCCCCACGTACTCGATGACGGCAGTCTGGCCTTTATCATGCGGGACCGGCTTACGCACCACAACCTTACGTCCAATCCCAAGGCCGCCTATCTGTTCCGGGAAGAGGGGAACGGTTACAACGGCCTTCGTCTGCACCTGACCAAAACCCGGGAAGAGAGCGGCACCTCGCTGGTCGCAGAGCTTTGCCGACGCTGCAAAATCGCCGACAAACCCGACGCGATCCGATACCTGGTGGCCTTTAAGGTGGATAAGGAACTGCCCCTGATCGGTCCGGGCGAGTCGCCGGATTAA
- a CDS encoding DUF523 and DUF1722 domain-containing protein, whose protein sequence is MQPTIKIGVSSCLLGEKVRFDGGHRHDRYITGTLGKFFAFVPVCPETECGLGIPREAMRLLGPADSPRLVTNKTGIDHTERMQTWAAKKLDVLDRENLCGFIFKKDSPSSGLHRVRVYSDKGPPARTGKGIFAAAFTRRFPRIPVEEEGRLHDPGLRENFIEQVFALKRWREALEQKQSVGNLVAFHTREKLLLMAHSQKHYRQMGRLVGTGKTMAAARLYDDYETLLMEALHLKATVAKHTNVLMHILGYFKKQLSGDEKQEVLGVIDNYRSGHLPLIVPVTLLNHFVRKYRQPYLADQTYLQPHPLELALRNHG, encoded by the coding sequence ATGCAGCCAACGATCAAAATCGGGGTAAGCTCCTGCCTGTTGGGGGAAAAGGTCCGCTTCGACGGCGGCCACAGGCATGACCGCTATATCACCGGGACCCTGGGCAAATTTTTTGCCTTCGTGCCCGTCTGTCCGGAAACCGAATGCGGCCTGGGGATTCCCAGGGAAGCCATGCGCCTGCTGGGTCCTGCGGACAGCCCGCGCCTGGTCACCAACAAGACCGGCATCGATCATACCGAACGCATGCAGACCTGGGCAGCAAAAAAGCTGGATGTGCTGGACCGGGAGAATCTGTGCGGCTTCATCTTTAAAAAAGACTCCCCTTCCAGCGGTCTGCACCGCGTTCGGGTCTATTCAGACAAAGGTCCGCCGGCAAGAACCGGAAAGGGAATTTTTGCCGCCGCCTTCACCCGGCGCTTCCCCCGCATCCCCGTGGAAGAGGAAGGACGGCTGCATGATCCCGGCTTAAGGGAAAACTTTATCGAACAAGTATTCGCCCTGAAACGCTGGCGCGAAGCCCTGGAACAGAAACAAAGCGTGGGGAACCTGGTGGCGTTTCACACCCGGGAAAAGCTGCTGCTCATGGCCCACAGCCAGAAACATTATCGGCAGATGGGGCGCCTGGTGGGCACGGGGAAAACCATGGCGGCGGCCCGCCTTTACGACGATTACGAAACGCTGTTGATGGAAGCCCTGCACCTGAAAGCCACCGTCGCCAAGCACACCAATGTGCTCATGCACATTTTGGGCTATTTCAAGAAACAACTGTCCGGCGACGAAAAACAGGAAGTATTGGGCGTGATCGACAATTACCGCAGCGGCCATCTGCCGCTGATCGTTCCCGTGACCCTGCTGAACCATTTCGTGCGAAAATACCGTCAGCCCTATCTTGCCGACCAGACGTACCTGCAGCCGCACCCGCTGGAGTTGGCCCTGCGCAATCACGGTTGA
- a CDS encoding cold shock domain-containing protein: MEGHIKWYDEKKKFGFVTTQENEDIFLHVSGIKEYGHFGLQRDDRVEFEIRETPKGKQAVNLRPIQ, translated from the coding sequence ATGGAAGGTCACATCAAGTGGTACGACGAAAAGAAAAAATTCGGGTTTGTCACCACCCAGGAGAACGAGGACATTTTCCTGCATGTCTCCGGCATTAAAGAGTACGGTCATTTCGGCCTGCAGCGCGATGACCGGGTGGAATTCGAAATCCGGGAAACCCCCAAAGGCAAACAGGCCGTCAACCTGCGGCCCATTCAGTAG
- a CDS encoding GNAT family N-acetyltransferase: MEWRKKLVTADIALSRIRPGMSVFLSTAAAEPRTLVKHLMATHSANLQDLELIQILSFAEAISPENLQSQKFRLKTFFSGWVADEAIAAGHVDMIPCHPSRIPNLLETGKVRVDAVFVQITPPDKDGFSSLGVSVDAARLAMEQAGLVVGEINPRIPRTLGDTFVRIDAFDMLVLSDEPPVYFKRLPANPVFDKIAANIEPLIENQSCIAFSTGPLFEAVSRSLTGKTNLGIHSPFFNDALMDLVKSGAVTNRYKERFKRKSITSYACGTPELFDWLDQNSGVEFQPLDKVFDPLSIGGNPLFVAIVSPKQVDISGRIALPTGLGNIASGPAEVLALIHGALISEGGFTLFGLPSRNPQGKANIIFSVEGLKNRFDFREGVDHVVTEYGVASLKGLTLRERAQALIDIAHPEDRAALIEAAKKENILYRDQIWLPENALHYPSHIDERKLFKGGIEVRFRPIRPSDEEQMRRLFYRFSDEAVYYRYFSSLKAMPHTRMQTYVNVNWRNVMSIVGVVGKPGLGIIVTEARYLVDPDGEWAEVAFVVDEPYQRIGITTYVFILLVTLAMERNIKGFWADVLVSNTAMMKVFHNSGLPVLTELEDGIYHVRIPFHS; the protein is encoded by the coding sequence ATGGAATGGAGAAAGAAGCTGGTTACGGCAGATATCGCTCTGTCGCGGATACGCCCGGGAATGAGCGTGTTTCTTTCCACGGCCGCAGCGGAACCCCGAACGTTGGTGAAGCACTTGATGGCTACTCACAGCGCCAATCTGCAGGACCTGGAATTGATCCAGATTCTCAGCTTCGCCGAAGCTATTTCCCCGGAAAACCTCCAGAGCCAGAAGTTCAGATTAAAAACCTTTTTTTCCGGGTGGGTGGCCGATGAAGCCATTGCAGCCGGCCACGTGGATATGATTCCCTGCCATCCGTCGCGCATTCCGAATCTTCTGGAGACGGGCAAGGTGCGGGTGGACGCGGTGTTTGTGCAAATTACCCCGCCGGACAAGGACGGCTTCAGCAGCCTGGGGGTTTCTGTGGATGCCGCCCGCCTGGCCATGGAGCAGGCCGGTTTGGTGGTCGGTGAAATAAACCCTCGAATTCCGCGAACGTTGGGAGACACCTTTGTCCGCATCGATGCATTTGATATGCTGGTGCTGTCGGATGAACCGCCGGTCTATTTTAAACGACTGCCGGCCAATCCGGTTTTCGATAAGATCGCCGCCAATATCGAGCCCCTGATCGAAAATCAAAGCTGCATCGCCTTTTCCACGGGGCCGTTGTTCGAGGCTGTCAGCCGGTCCTTGACCGGTAAAACCAACTTGGGGATACACTCGCCGTTCTTCAATGACGCCCTCATGGACTTGGTGAAAAGCGGTGCAGTCACCAATCGTTATAAGGAGCGATTCAAAAGAAAGTCGATCACTTCCTATGCATGCGGCACACCGGAACTGTTTGATTGGCTCGATCAAAATTCCGGTGTGGAGTTTCAGCCCCTGGACAAGGTTTTCGATCCCCTGAGTATTGGCGGGAATCCATTGTTTGTGGCCATTGTTTCACCCAAACAAGTCGATATATCTGGAAGAATCGCGCTGCCCACCGGATTGGGCAACATTGCATCAGGTCCGGCGGAAGTTCTGGCACTCATCCACGGTGCTCTAATTTCCGAAGGTGGTTTCACTCTGTTCGGGCTTCCCAGTCGCAACCCCCAGGGAAAGGCCAATATTATCTTCTCCGTAGAGGGACTGAAAAACCGTTTCGATTTCAGGGAGGGAGTGGATCATGTCGTGACGGAATACGGCGTAGCCAGTCTAAAGGGGCTCACCCTCCGCGAACGCGCCCAGGCGCTAATCGACATTGCCCATCCGGAGGACAGGGCCGCATTGATTGAGGCGGCCAAAAAGGAGAACATCCTCTATCGGGATCAGATCTGGCTCCCTGAAAACGCGCTCCATTATCCGTCTCATATCGACGAAAGGAAGCTATTTAAAGGAGGAATCGAGGTCCGGTTCAGGCCCATCCGACCTTCGGACGAGGAACAGATGCGGCGGCTGTTCTACCGATTCTCGGACGAGGCCGTATACTACCGATACTTCTCATCCTTGAAGGCCATGCCGCATACCCGGATGCAGACCTACGTCAATGTCAATTGGCGCAATGTGATGTCCATCGTGGGCGTCGTAGGCAAACCCGGTTTGGGCATTATCGTCACAGAAGCACGCTATCTCGTGGACCCGGACGGCGAGTGGGCGGAAGTAGCCTTTGTCGTTGACGAACCCTATCAGCGTATTGGCATCACCACCTATGTTTTCATTCTTCTGGTCACGCTGGCCATGGAAAGAAACATCAAGGGATTCTGGGCTGACGTTCTCGTTTCCAACACGGCCATGATGAAAGTGTTTCACAATAGTGGCTTGCCGGTCCTGACGGAATTGGAAGACGGCATTTACCACGTCAGAATACCCTTTCATTCATAG